The following coding sequences are from one Luteolibacter yonseiensis window:
- a CDS encoding pilus assembly PilX family protein, producing MKQNPKKNQPRGFALVVTLSMMILLTVIAVGLLTLSSVSIRTAARNDSMSLARANAKLALMIAIGDLQKTAGPDKAITAPANLVDANAAPGVTGVWKSWKAGHTSPNYDAKSASNFQGYLISGSDVTGVDLESQPNPGEVPDTKTASKDTRKLVGSSSVGTNNSSAEINAPVLTVSGKSKATTGGLAWVTMDEGVKGRIDLMPATDPASTGDSIAQIGAPARNGFEGIAKLDFLNKKNEDLKELNTILPKLVSLKQAGFPANDKEATARYFNDFTVASNSLQVDVANGGLKTDLSVLFDNPSATATTLPDAYANRYLYSDDAVPFQGASMNADIRWDFYANYARLYRRVTANDLKAGMKAALPAGYGTLKKTVDSKLKGPRYEATAANLKQPILLPTVLRVDTIFSIVAHDSHGNRTPAGSPYNKMLFLTYLPVVTLHNPYNVPLRVNSLQVEFSDIPVGFEFLVNGLPTTNAGLDTINNFYVDAGDRGASKVFNMQLSNSLSGPVDVPIGAGETRIFGTPFPATATWASEVGSNGSGSSLMFDWQSNQTGQTAVANTMPGLCSPGNIGIGFHVDWLARDGVRSQWVTDRRNDGVVMLKDDDVIKVNYGPKIPSTAAASNSFGVTVRLGSQEAAKTQVFYRDEARLKAIMSEGVSDRFPEVRTFPASCPRPSESPITTRNIYEPNTTQVKAYSKARPFAVFSVSAKTTMESFTMSRPMTDTGMSFQMATCDFVSNASGGASPLEFALVPVKQNGFAIESGGLAGANNTSLQAFFFGGHGANKGSNNATFYEIPIAPLQSIAQLRNANGGSISSAPYVTYTVGESRAHPAIPSDVAFSKPDTTRVMLDRSWLANDTLWDKYWFSSLSTLQGVGYNGAAARTQKDLATEFYNGTRRLPNARNVAYKAGKSADEAAAAAITTGGAQAAAYMMTQGGFNVNSTSVPAWMSVLSSLCGADVPLTTGSPEKDPKGTPFLRIRQPVMAGGSNATAKDKLWNSYRTLESGEIETLAKEIVKEVRDRGPFLSMSEFVNRRLSTGPLSTSGAIQAALDRANLNTAMLGNARAISPANVSGYGWANPDAVINNTGAGGLGEISQGDVLSTIGSFVTVRSDTFTVRAAGDARDGNGNITARAWCEAVVQRLPEYVDTTETAESVPILPVNINFGRRFAIVSFRWLNESEI from the coding sequence ATGAAACAAAACCCAAAAAAGAACCAACCAAGAGGCTTTGCCCTCGTCGTCACCTTATCGATGATGATCCTTCTGACCGTCATCGCGGTGGGATTGCTCACACTTTCTTCGGTCTCGATACGAACCGCGGCCAGAAACGATTCCATGTCGCTCGCCCGGGCGAATGCGAAACTGGCCCTCATGATCGCGATCGGTGACCTGCAGAAGACCGCAGGCCCCGACAAGGCGATCACCGCTCCAGCCAATCTTGTGGACGCAAACGCGGCTCCTGGCGTGACCGGGGTTTGGAAGTCATGGAAAGCCGGTCACACCAGCCCCAACTATGACGCGAAATCCGCCTCCAATTTCCAAGGATACCTGATCTCCGGATCGGATGTCACGGGAGTCGATCTCGAATCGCAACCCAATCCCGGGGAAGTGCCTGACACCAAGACGGCGTCCAAGGACACACGGAAGCTCGTCGGCAGCAGCAGCGTCGGGACCAACAACTCCTCTGCGGAAATCAACGCACCGGTCCTGACGGTCTCGGGCAAGTCGAAGGCTACCACCGGCGGACTCGCCTGGGTCACCATGGATGAGGGAGTGAAAGGGCGGATCGATCTCATGCCCGCAACGGATCCGGCTTCGACGGGCGACTCGATCGCGCAGATCGGCGCTCCAGCCCGGAACGGTTTCGAAGGGATTGCAAAACTGGATTTCCTGAACAAGAAAAACGAGGATCTCAAGGAACTTAACACGATCCTGCCGAAATTGGTCAGCCTGAAACAAGCGGGTTTTCCAGCCAACGACAAGGAAGCCACCGCCAGATATTTCAACGATTTCACCGTCGCGTCGAACTCCCTTCAGGTGGATGTCGCGAACGGCGGGCTCAAGACCGATCTGAGCGTGCTTTTCGACAATCCTTCTGCGACCGCCACGACGCTGCCCGATGCCTATGCGAACCGTTACCTGTATTCGGATGACGCGGTCCCATTTCAAGGGGCGAGCATGAATGCCGACATCCGGTGGGATTTCTATGCGAACTACGCCCGGCTCTACCGCCGTGTGACGGCGAACGACCTCAAGGCCGGGATGAAGGCCGCGCTTCCCGCGGGATATGGCACCCTCAAGAAGACCGTCGATTCCAAGCTCAAGGGTCCGCGATATGAGGCAACCGCAGCAAACCTCAAGCAGCCGATCCTGTTGCCTACAGTGCTCCGGGTGGACACCATCTTCAGCATTGTTGCGCACGACAGTCACGGCAACCGCACCCCTGCGGGTTCGCCATATAACAAGATGTTGTTCCTGACCTACCTGCCGGTGGTCACGCTGCACAATCCTTACAACGTCCCATTGCGGGTCAACAGTCTCCAAGTGGAGTTCTCCGACATTCCCGTTGGTTTCGAGTTCCTCGTCAATGGCCTGCCAACCACCAACGCGGGGTTGGACACGATCAACAACTTCTACGTCGACGCAGGCGACCGTGGAGCTTCGAAAGTTTTCAACATGCAACTCTCCAACAGTCTGAGCGGCCCCGTCGACGTGCCGATAGGAGCGGGCGAAACGAGGATTTTCGGAACTCCGTTTCCCGCCACAGCCACTTGGGCGAGTGAAGTCGGGTCGAATGGCAGCGGGTCGTCATTGATGTTCGACTGGCAAAGCAATCAGACGGGACAAACCGCGGTGGCCAACACGATGCCCGGCTTGTGTTCTCCAGGGAACATTGGAATCGGTTTTCATGTGGACTGGCTCGCCCGGGACGGAGTCCGTTCCCAATGGGTTACGGACCGGAGAAACGACGGAGTGGTGATGCTCAAGGATGATGATGTCATCAAGGTCAACTATGGTCCGAAGATCCCCAGCACCGCGGCGGCCAGCAACTCGTTTGGCGTCACCGTGAGACTGGGCAGCCAGGAGGCTGCGAAAACCCAGGTTTTCTATCGGGACGAGGCGAGATTGAAGGCCATCATGTCGGAAGGTGTCTCCGACCGCTTCCCGGAGGTCCGGACTTTCCCTGCCTCGTGTCCGCGTCCGTCGGAAAGCCCGATCACCACCAGGAATATTTATGAGCCGAACACGACCCAGGTCAAAGCTTACTCAAAAGCCCGTCCCTTCGCCGTATTCAGCGTGAGTGCCAAGACGACGATGGAATCGTTCACCATGAGCAGGCCGATGACGGATACCGGGATGTCGTTCCAAATGGCCACCTGTGATTTTGTCTCGAATGCGAGCGGCGGTGCGAGCCCGTTGGAATTCGCGCTCGTTCCTGTTAAGCAGAATGGTTTCGCAATCGAGTCCGGGGGACTGGCTGGTGCGAACAATACGTCGCTGCAGGCATTCTTCTTCGGAGGACACGGCGCTAACAAGGGTTCGAACAATGCGACGTTCTACGAAATTCCGATTGCTCCGCTCCAGTCCATCGCGCAGCTGCGCAATGCCAACGGCGGCAGCATTTCCTCAGCCCCATATGTGACCTACACCGTTGGTGAATCCCGCGCGCATCCGGCCATCCCGTCGGATGTGGCGTTCTCGAAACCGGATACGACCCGGGTGATGTTGGACCGGTCGTGGCTCGCGAACGACACCTTGTGGGACAAGTATTGGTTCTCCTCTCTGTCGACATTGCAGGGAGTCGGCTACAATGGGGCTGCCGCACGCACCCAGAAGGATCTCGCCACCGAGTTCTACAACGGCACGAGGCGGCTGCCGAACGCGCGCAATGTCGCCTATAAGGCAGGAAAATCCGCGGACGAAGCCGCCGCGGCCGCCATCACCACAGGAGGAGCGCAGGCGGCGGCCTACATGATGACCCAAGGCGGTTTCAATGTGAACAGCACTTCGGTGCCGGCGTGGATGTCCGTGCTTTCCAGCTTGTGCGGTGCCGACGTCCCCCTCACCACCGGTTCTCCTGAGAAGGATCCCAAAGGCACTCCGTTTTTGAGAATCCGCCAACCCGTGATGGCCGGCGGTTCCAATGCGACCGCAAAAGACAAGCTATGGAACAGCTATCGTACGCTGGAGAGCGGAGAAATCGAAACCCTCGCCAAGGAGATCGTCAAGGAGGTGCGTGACCGCGGTCCCTTCCTTTCGATGTCGGAGTTTGTGAACCGTCGCCTCTCGACAGGGCCTCTTTCGACGAGTGGTGCGATCCAGGCCGCGTTGGATCGGGCGAATCTCAACACCGCGATGCTGGGCAATGCGAGAGCCATCAGCCCGGCGAATGTCTCGGGATACGGTTGGGCGAATCCGGATGCGGTGATCAACAATACGGGAGCCGGCGGCCTCGGAGAGATTTCACAAGGCGACGTGCTTTCCACGATCGGTTCATTCGTCACCGTTCGCTCGGATACTTTCACCGTCCGTGCGGCTGGTGATGCGAGAGATGGCAATGGCAACATAACGGCCAGGGCATGGTGTGAAGCCGTCGTCCAGCGGCTGCCCGAATATGTCGACACCACGGAAACCGCCGAGTCGGTTCCCATCCTGCCTGTGAACATCAACTTCGGACGCCGCTTCGCGATCGTTTCATTCCGGTGGTTGAACGAAAGCGAAATTTGA
- a CDS encoding S8 family peptidase: protein MRRRNLFLTLGFAFTAMLGYWLAGTATQKEPVRPVSVESETAPKRPVVADEPAPQFRRGERGPVFRRDDEASEAGALPGQRVLVFKDREALEDFLKRAGDKVRLMGRLDALNALRIGFGNYDDLASLLRGDEESSLIFPVDVPTPGEGTAQDGAVALGKGLLEWLGITGDNSEWGSGVRVAVLDTGVATSPAFLSNISWLNLVDLPGDLSKQNGHGTAVASMIIGQNALTPGVAPGADIISIRIANDLGQSDSYLLAQGIIAAVDGGASLINISMGSFGDSGLVRNAIAYAQAAGALIIAAAGNNGIDRLSYPAANDGVIAVGAVDALGNHLDFSNTGNQLAISAPGFGVNAAWTGDQAASVNGTSFSSPIVAGAIAALMSQPGAAKLTATQARNLLFAYLNDSGQEGTDSAYGAGMPDLGRALNANTRGIYDAAVASQRILPPSAAYPNGQVEVMVQNRGTETLINTGVTISTPHGVVNTNITSLGANAVKTIRIPISQAATTATRYDSRVTLSNGVRDSKPSNDRRSQSYAPAGGK from the coding sequence ATGCGCCGCCGCAATCTTTTCCTGACCCTTGGCTTCGCTTTCACGGCGATGCTCGGATACTGGCTTGCCGGGACGGCGACCCAGAAAGAGCCGGTCCGGCCAGTCTCGGTGGAAAGCGAGACCGCGCCGAAGCGGCCGGTCGTTGCCGACGAACCGGCACCCCAGTTCCGAAGAGGTGAGCGAGGCCCGGTTTTCCGGCGTGACGATGAGGCATCGGAGGCGGGTGCGTTGCCGGGGCAGCGGGTCCTCGTTTTCAAGGACCGGGAGGCGCTTGAGGATTTCCTGAAAAGGGCGGGGGACAAGGTGCGCCTCATGGGGCGGCTTGACGCTCTCAACGCCCTTCGCATCGGTTTCGGCAATTATGATGATCTCGCATCCCTGCTTCGCGGAGATGAGGAATCCTCGCTGATTTTCCCCGTTGACGTGCCGACGCCGGGCGAGGGCACCGCCCAGGACGGCGCTGTCGCACTTGGCAAGGGTTTGCTCGAGTGGCTGGGCATCACCGGAGACAATTCCGAGTGGGGGAGCGGTGTTCGCGTTGCCGTCCTCGATACGGGAGTGGCGACCAGCCCGGCCTTCCTGTCAAACATCTCCTGGTTGAATCTCGTCGATCTGCCGGGGGACCTCTCCAAGCAGAACGGCCACGGCACCGCCGTGGCCTCAATGATCATCGGCCAGAACGCTCTCACCCCGGGCGTCGCTCCGGGTGCGGATATCATTTCCATCCGGATCGCAAACGATCTCGGCCAATCCGACAGTTATCTCCTGGCACAGGGAATCATCGCCGCCGTGGACGGCGGAGCCTCCCTCATCAATATCTCCATGGGCAGCTTCGGGGACAGCGGGCTTGTCCGGAACGCCATCGCCTATGCCCAGGCGGCGGGGGCGCTCATCATCGCGGCGGCGGGAAATAACGGAATCGATCGTCTCTCTTATCCCGCCGCGAACGATGGAGTGATCGCCGTGGGTGCGGTGGACGCGCTGGGAAATCATCTGGACTTTTCAAACACGGGAAACCAATTGGCAATTTCCGCACCCGGATTCGGGGTGAACGCGGCATGGACCGGCGACCAGGCCGCCAGCGTCAACGGGACTTCGTTCAGCAGTCCCATTGTTGCCGGTGCCATCGCCGCGCTCATGAGCCAGCCGGGAGCGGCGAAACTCACCGCCACCCAAGCGAGGAACCTTCTTTTCGCCTATCTCAATGACAGCGGCCAGGAAGGAACCGATTCCGCGTATGGCGCTGGCATGCCGGACCTGGGCCGGGCCCTCAACGCGAACACCCGCGGCATCTACGATGCGGCGGTGGCTTCCCAGCGGATACTTCCTCCTTCGGCAGCCTATCCGAACGGACAGGTGGAAGTCATGGTGCAGAACCGTGGCACGGAGACGTTGATCAATACCGGAGTGACGATTTCCACGCCTCACGGGGTGGTGAATACGAACATCACCTCCCTGGGAGCGAACGCGGTGAAAACCATCCGCATCCCCATTTCGCAAGCCGCCACGACGGCGACCCGCTACGATTCCAGAGTCACCCTGTCGAATGGCGTCCGCGATTCGAAGCCGTCCAACGACCGTCGTTCCCAAAGCTATGCACCGGCTGGCGGCAAGTAG
- a CDS encoding Ig-like domain-containing protein, whose amino-acid sequence MASDAYTPTTTQDDSQFQGFITLYRTQRAVPAEMPLPERGSTVEAGWGDAFANHVVIARGLVPDKSLRIMWIQHMPAPVSFAAQEAYNFAEDGTQLVRVYVMPRAVYLAGYNETYTVPPTIAELLIAPALYGGVGYCYTGETVDRIGTDPDSLFVAITRVWLKKVTTRKFFDDNIDCDITETREIIAAETGSASSSGGETVEIQPGNRFIDYRITQTVEGFGTSKQLATLIKDVPYRFPDLLKSATWVGCAAFADSSTAAASYAESFYIYYDMKEPSIGPYEARVLRFLVTDPNSLRSSYPIQKVVTQRETIGQSRAWWLASTKGNSTFADARQLEVPACIHGEIKIGNSQIGFAQGQWTDTLPATPNFEAFTALTQMTVGYETQKVGYGLYIAEITQINTTGLYNGVTVPFGGSGGSTGAGDVSNTVIPPLTPTATMAADNSMIMGKTSPMTEVRARVGSVEWGVAQTDTTGNYVMPLRTPLFTDAVEMLVSARRSGVGSLTRIVSTFDLAPLAPSATISTDLSTVNGQSEPGATIAILVNAAAQVETLTIIANRPQVETLTFVGNATADGDIEIQFTSALVTELITVGILTGDTPAQQAEKALGIAAASTVDAHWEFTKNGASLIATARVTAANDGTAEMDLTDPNTTGITPATSVNTTPGNDPVTVTATGTAQLEVTWVDHASPPLTLLFAVTSGDTPSQVATKAAAALAASTVHDKFNSGSSTNTFNIAANAIRPNDNLLGMILSNGTCAGLITSTSVHTTAGGIPFTTTANGAGAYSHAFSPVLTSGDNLTVTATDAGGTSPATTVTASATPPTLASASFPGGDYDSITGNASAGSVVKAYVNDVLVGSATAAGGGVYNITLPVPLVRGELVRVVATDPGTPTIQSASIYINAHDLDLEKPSYQWSEILNFYGKAPVGATHIKIRSPGGSLTDVPILTPSRNFTFTLPGQNGETYEIFARYAVGDSDPVYETVAVVDLAPPRIEIFDRFRNTVLDTVTEAPAKRWRAPDSSRDGYLVFIEPSPGTTLAETFINFPGQAAAGYVPVSKNNFPYATGAPRSGASGIIDSTWRGPMMFENNAPQGTTNAQLRSIFLAQLPLIMEVTCTALDGRQARRTFIRDEYMEQYNNVDSTYG is encoded by the coding sequence ATGGCTTCCGACGCTTACACCCCGACCACCACTCAGGACGATTCCCAGTTTCAGGGATTCATCACGCTTTACCGGACGCAGCGCGCGGTCCCCGCTGAGATGCCGCTTCCGGAGCGCGGCAGCACGGTGGAAGCCGGGTGGGGTGATGCCTTCGCGAATCATGTGGTGATCGCCCGCGGACTGGTCCCGGACAAATCGCTGCGCATCATGTGGATCCAGCACATGCCGGCGCCGGTGAGTTTCGCCGCCCAAGAGGCCTACAATTTCGCGGAGGACGGAACCCAGCTCGTCCGTGTCTACGTCATGCCCAGGGCGGTCTATCTGGCTGGATACAACGAGACCTACACGGTGCCACCCACCATCGCTGAACTGCTGATTGCACCAGCACTCTACGGCGGTGTGGGCTACTGCTACACCGGCGAAACGGTCGACCGAATCGGCACCGATCCCGACTCCCTGTTCGTCGCCATCACCCGGGTGTGGCTGAAAAAGGTCACCACCCGGAAATTCTTCGACGACAACATCGATTGCGATATCACAGAGACTCGTGAGATCATCGCGGCCGAGACTGGATCCGCGAGTTCTTCCGGAGGTGAAACCGTAGAGATCCAGCCAGGTAACCGATTCATCGACTACCGGATCACGCAGACTGTCGAGGGCTTCGGCACGTCCAAGCAGCTCGCAACACTCATCAAGGACGTTCCATACCGGTTCCCGGACCTCCTGAAGTCCGCCACATGGGTCGGCTGCGCGGCGTTCGCAGATAGTTCCACCGCCGCGGCATCCTACGCCGAGTCGTTCTATATTTACTACGACATGAAGGAACCGAGCATCGGGCCCTATGAGGCGCGCGTGCTCCGATTCCTCGTCACCGATCCGAACTCCCTGAGGAGTTCCTACCCGATCCAGAAGGTCGTGACCCAACGTGAGACCATCGGGCAGTCCCGCGCGTGGTGGCTCGCCAGCACCAAGGGAAACTCCACGTTCGCCGATGCGCGACAGCTCGAGGTCCCAGCCTGCATCCACGGGGAAATCAAGATCGGCAATTCTCAGATCGGATTCGCCCAAGGCCAGTGGACCGATACCCTGCCGGCAACTCCAAATTTCGAAGCCTTCACGGCCCTCACCCAGATGACGGTGGGATACGAAACGCAGAAGGTCGGATATGGCCTCTACATCGCCGAAATCACGCAGATCAATACCACGGGCCTCTACAACGGCGTGACCGTGCCATTCGGAGGATCGGGCGGCTCCACCGGCGCAGGTGACGTTTCCAACACGGTCATTCCCCCGCTGACGCCCACGGCGACGATGGCGGCGGACAATTCCATGATCATGGGCAAGACAAGCCCGATGACCGAGGTCCGGGCCCGAGTCGGCAGCGTCGAATGGGGCGTCGCGCAGACCGACACCACCGGCAACTACGTCATGCCGCTGAGGACACCGCTTTTCACCGATGCTGTCGAGATGCTGGTGAGCGCCCGTCGCAGCGGAGTGGGTTCCCTCACCCGAATCGTCTCCACATTCGACCTGGCGCCGCTCGCGCCTTCCGCCACGATTTCGACGGACCTGTCGACCGTGAACGGGCAATCCGAGCCGGGAGCAACAATCGCCATTCTCGTGAACGCGGCCGCGCAGGTCGAAACGCTGACCATCATCGCCAACCGTCCCCAAGTCGAAACCCTCACTTTCGTCGGCAATGCCACAGCGGATGGCGACATCGAGATCCAGTTCACATCCGCACTGGTGACCGAGCTTATCACCGTGGGAATACTTACCGGCGACACCCCGGCACAGCAGGCGGAGAAGGCTCTCGGGATCGCAGCGGCCAGCACGGTGGACGCACACTGGGAGTTCACGAAGAACGGAGCATCCCTGATCGCCACCGCGCGCGTCACCGCGGCGAACGACGGCACCGCCGAAATGGACCTGACCGATCCGAATACCACCGGCATCACCCCGGCCACCTCCGTCAACACAACTCCCGGGAATGACCCGGTGACCGTCACCGCCACCGGCACCGCGCAGCTCGAGGTCACATGGGTGGATCACGCGAGCCCGCCGCTTACCCTCCTCTTCGCCGTCACATCCGGCGATACTCCGTCGCAGGTCGCAACCAAAGCCGCGGCGGCGCTCGCAGCGTCGACCGTTCACGACAAATTCAACAGCGGCAGCTCCACCAACACGTTCAACATCGCTGCAAACGCCATCCGCCCGAACGACAACCTCCTGGGGATGATCCTCAGCAACGGCACATGTGCCGGGCTGATCACATCGACCTCGGTGCATACTACGGCAGGCGGCATCCCTTTCACGACAACCGCGAACGGTGCCGGTGCATACTCGCACGCGTTCTCGCCAGTCCTTACCAGTGGCGACAATCTCACCGTCACCGCAACCGATGCTGGCGGAACCTCCCCGGCCACCACGGTCACAGCTTCGGCCACGCCTCCGACACTCGCTTCCGCATCGTTCCCCGGCGGTGATTACGACTCGATCACCGGCAACGCGTCCGCAGGGTCCGTCGTGAAAGCATACGTGAACGACGTGCTTGTCGGCAGTGCGACGGCGGCCGGCGGCGGAGTCTACAACATCACGTTGCCAGTCCCGCTCGTGCGTGGAGAACTGGTGCGCGTGGTAGCAACGGATCCCGGCACACCCACCATTCAATCGGCATCCATCTACATCAACGCGCACGATCTCGACCTGGAGAAGCCATCCTACCAGTGGTCCGAGATCCTGAACTTCTACGGGAAGGCACCGGTGGGTGCGACCCACATCAAGATCAGAAGTCCCGGAGGCTCTCTCACCGATGTTCCCATCCTCACACCTTCCCGGAACTTCACATTCACGCTTCCCGGCCAGAACGGCGAGACCTACGAGATTTTCGCCCGTTACGCGGTGGGAGACTCGGATCCCGTCTATGAAACCGTCGCAGTCGTGGACCTCGCACCCCCAAGAATCGAAATCTTCGATAGATTCCGGAATACCGTGCTGGATACGGTCACGGAAGCACCGGCGAAACGCTGGCGGGCTCCCGACAGCTCCCGGGACGGATACCTGGTATTCATCGAGCCGTCGCCGGGGACGACACTGGCGGAAACGTTCATCAATTTCCCCGGTCAGGCCGCCGCTGGCTATGTGCCTGTGAGCAAAAACAATTTCCCATATGCGACCGGTGCTCCTCGTTCCGGTGCGAGCGGAATCATCGATTCGACATGGCGTGGGCCCATGATGTTCGAAAACAACGCTCCGCAGGGCACCACCAATGCCCAGTTGCGGAGCATATTCCTCGCCCAGCTCCCGCTCATCATGGAGGTGACATGCACGGCGCTCGACGGACGCCAGGCACGGCGGACGTTCATCCGGGACGAATACATGGAGCAATACAACAACGTCGACAGCACCTATGGTTGA
- a CDS encoding DUF2829 domain-containing protein, producing the protein MAAFGLSVDELNGVRHFTFGPAIEAAKSGKRIARDGWNGKGMFVYYVPANSYPAQTGVAKAHFGENAMVPYNAYLALKGVDGTVNTWVPSVNDALATDWQVLD; encoded by the coding sequence ATAGCGGCATTTGGCCTTTCAGTCGACGAACTCAATGGAGTCCGCCACTTCACCTTCGGGCCTGCTATCGAAGCCGCCAAGTCCGGCAAACGTATTGCCCGCGACGGATGGAACGGCAAAGGCATGTTCGTCTATTATGTCCCGGCGAACTCATACCCAGCCCAGACCGGCGTCGCCAAAGCACACTTTGGAGAGAACGCGATGGTCCCATACAACGCCTACCTCGCTCTCAAGGGAGTGGACGGCACGGTCAACACATGGGTTCCCAGTGTCAACGACGCTCTGGCCACAGATTGGCAGGTCCTCGACTAA
- a CDS encoding DUF4043 family protein, producing the protein MPGTYNANATVQALADAVAMDPNVRQKAISQYLETTSLQHNALERFTSEIPANAKVGKGVGSVFAKKTDLTKGGASQVDFHVVGTPGGPGVQGDTELTGRTSNARLGTYQVTVDWVRDGFEMSRDMIEFLAAGKSLVATVLNLMSEKMGILKQNHMFARLIKSATPWNTYRPNNRMSTDALIATDTLSLDVVNNAKPRLRRMGAKPLERKLQSSTSSPVDGFMLFASDTAMLPIRNDSSFQTAIANGDERGTNNANFTGELLKWQGQSFYELPVTDQDWDDFKGGPLIARAVISVGFQGSDAAPELIANASNTLSRYFQWFDGYQFSFNRQETTAGFPAVDSSDKYAWVINPDGSLGFVSYVGSGNNGNKITIKNVLSPKAGAGKRATTVGQLTTSGTTNVWTGGASTLPVTGTNGAWNYTDIFVADAVVIQANAQGVPYARSFVFGAMAACFADGRIRMSPIEQIRDYGFTIGKGFEMIFGTCVTRNTIKNPTGYLMVEHAVEHEGYPVPSKI; encoded by the coding sequence ATGCCTGGAACCTATAATGCCAATGCCACCGTCCAAGCCCTCGCGGACGCAGTGGCAATGGATCCCAATGTCCGTCAAAAGGCTATTTCCCAATACCTTGAGACGACCTCTCTGCAACACAACGCGCTCGAGCGCTTCACGTCCGAAATCCCTGCCAACGCGAAGGTCGGCAAAGGCGTCGGCTCCGTTTTTGCTAAAAAAACCGACCTGACCAAAGGCGGTGCCTCGCAGGTGGATTTCCACGTCGTCGGCACCCCCGGCGGTCCTGGAGTCCAAGGTGACACCGAACTCACCGGTCGCACGTCGAACGCGCGCCTCGGCACCTACCAGGTGACGGTGGACTGGGTCCGTGACGGATTCGAAATGAGCCGCGACATGATTGAATTCCTGGCCGCCGGAAAGAGCCTCGTTGCGACCGTGCTCAACCTGATGTCCGAGAAAATGGGCATCCTGAAGCAGAACCACATGTTCGCCCGCCTCATCAAATCGGCAACCCCTTGGAACACCTACCGGCCCAACAACCGGATGTCGACCGACGCGCTGATCGCCACCGACACGCTCTCGCTCGACGTGGTGAACAACGCGAAGCCGCGTCTCCGTCGGATGGGTGCCAAGCCCCTCGAACGGAAGCTGCAATCCTCCACCAGTTCCCCGGTCGATGGATTCATGTTGTTCGCCTCGGACACCGCCATGCTCCCGATCCGGAACGATTCCTCGTTCCAGACCGCGATTGCCAACGGAGACGAGCGCGGCACAAACAATGCGAACTTCACTGGAGAACTGCTCAAATGGCAGGGACAGAGCTTCTACGAGCTTCCGGTCACTGATCAGGACTGGGATGACTTCAAAGGCGGCCCCCTCATCGCCCGGGCAGTCATCTCTGTTGGCTTCCAAGGCAGTGATGCGGCCCCCGAGCTCATCGCGAACGCGAGCAATACCCTCAGCCGCTACTTCCAGTGGTTCGACGGTTACCAGTTCTCGTTCAACCGTCAGGAAACCACCGCAGGCTTCCCCGCGGTCGATTCCAGCGACAAATATGCATGGGTCATCAACCCGGACGGTTCGCTCGGGTTCGTCAGCTATGTCGGCAGCGGCAACAACGGCAACAAGATCACGATCAAGAACGTGCTCTCGCCGAAGGCTGGTGCCGGCAAGCGCGCCACGACTGTCGGTCAACTCACCACCTCGGGAACCACGAACGTCTGGACCGGGGGTGCTTCCACCCTGCCTGTCACGGGCACGAACGGAGCCTGGAACTATACCGACATCTTCGTCGCCGATGCCGTCGTCATCCAAGCGAACGCACAGGGCGTCCCTTACGCCCGCTCGTTCGTCTTCGGTGCAATGGCTGCCTGCTTCGCCGATGGCCGCATCCGGATGTCTCCGATCGAACAGATCCGTGACTACGGATTCACGATTGGCAAGGGATTTGAGATGATCTTCGGAACCTGCGTCACCCGCAATACCATCAAGAACCCCACTGGCTATCTGATGGTCGAGCACGCTGTGGAGCACGAGGGCTATCCCGTCCCAAGCAAGATCTGA